The Gemmatimonadales bacterium genome segment ATTGCGCACTTTCTTGCTCACGGTGGGGATCACCTCGCGAATCTTGCGGGCGCCGCGGGCCAGGCGCTGGACGGCAGCCGCACACAGCCCCGTGTCGGTGGGATAGCGGATGTCCGCTTCCGCCACCGTGGAGTCGGCGCGCATAGCCCGGGGACGAAAGCGTCGCTCCCGAAGGGCCTTGTCGATCAGACCCCGGATCAACTCGTCGACCAGGCCCGGTCCCAGCCGGCGCGTGAGCTTGCGCACCGTAGACTCGTGGGGCACGTTCTCGACGATCGGGATGAGACAGAAGCGTCGCAGATGCAGCGAGTCGGAGACTTCTTGCATCAGCGTCTCGTAGCCCCAGCCGTAGCGATGCTTCA includes the following:
- a CDS encoding transposase, with product MLRLMSSTPVDTLWDHLLPTLVQQLPAELAAVDQLVADPQLLVPFRTRWAELHPDTAPHGRPTIPMATYLRVMVLKHRYGWGYETLMQEVSDSLHLRRFCLIPIVENVPHESTVRKLTRRLGPGLVDELIRGLIDKALRERRFRPRAMRADSTVAEADIRYPTDTGLCAAAVQRLARGARKIREVIPTVSKKVRN